Within Diprion similis isolate iyDipSimi1 chromosome 11, iyDipSimi1.1, whole genome shotgun sequence, the genomic segment GCATTTTAAAGCAGGTTGCTAGTGACGAAAATGCTGGTGAAGAAGGTGGAGGAGACACATCAACAGCTTCAGCCAATGCTTTGATAGCTGATTTGGTAGCAGAGATGGAATACATGGAAGAGGATGGAGAAAGAAGTGATGATATCGGGCTTGATAGAGTTCCTACTCGATTATATCATCAGGCAAATGAGTCAATTTGAAATCTGGTAGCTGGCTTTATTTGCACTTAATTGACCTCACGCTCTCGGTGCTCCCACactattattgaaaattacaatctACATTATCGGCTAAGAGCATCCATGGTTACGGCTATGTACAAATGGAACGATGAATATGAGTAAATAGGTGCATGGTCGTACTTTTTGTAGCCCGTGTGTTTAATTTgagcaatttgaaaatgactACCTAACACTGCATAACTCGGTGTACTGATTGCAAGGAATTTTTGTGTTCTAATATGGCTAAGGATTAAATTACTGTTAATATTTTGCTAAAATATTATAGGTTACTGGTTTGTCtttgattttaaatgaaaCATGCTTGACTAAGTGCATTGCTACCCAATTACAGTACAGAAATATAGTAAGCGCTAGTATAGCCAATGCTCTAACCCACCTTAGTTTCACTAGTTTTTCCAAGCCCACTATAACGTGCTTGacatgaaatatgaaaatcagCAAAACGCATTATTCTGAACATGGAAAACATTTATAACACGTGTTTGTTACatagaaaagtaaatatttattcatctcaTACATATAACTTGATTACTTAATATCGTACCAATTGCAGTCCCATACATTGAAAATCTTGACGAGTATGAGTGGTAACGACGTATTGCATGTCAACTGGTAAGAAAAACAATTcgtgaaaaaacattgaacaATTATTAAACGATTTTTAAGTGCCACcaaattctaaaattctgCTTCCTCAATTCCACTTTGTGATTGAAATCGTTGATGATGGTACACCGAGCACCCATGTGTTTCTAACAACATTCTCTCGTACTCGGCGTCATCGTGGCTGTTTCTCAACTTTAAATTATCATTCAATAGattgttacattttttactatCGTGATAAACTAATTTACTACGGTTACCTGCTGCCCAAAAACAGCTATTAACCGTAGCCATCAATTCCTGTTCCTCACGATATTTCAATTCTCCATTTATGCACAGTCGTGCCGATTTACAACGCACCTCGGCCAATCCACAGtcttttgcgtacgttctaccATGGTAAGTGCAGCAGTTACCACTACCTCTGAAAAGAAATACTCTCTTATTAAGTGCCTAATCAATTCTGTCCGccacaaagaaataaaaaataaataatggcCGTATCTTTATATCAGAACAACATAACGACGtgcatatattatactatgAAAGTTACAGTcgcttaataaataaattattactagtcttaatattaattacttGGGCTCATTCGACGAGTAGACCCAGCAACCTGTGGTATGCTTTACTCTACTATTGATAACGCAAGGTGTAGTTCACAAAGGATTGGAAGGCTCTCAAATTATCTTCGTCTCTCGTTCGATTCCGTTGGCCATCgtttttaacaataaaagagaaaggagaaaacggagagaaaaacattttcgaaACTAAATTTGGCTGTTGGAAAAATTGTATGATCAAAAGTTATCTGTGTAATTgatttgttcgtttgttcatTCGTTTACACTACTCAGCAATTTCAAATGGTGGATTTCAATTGAATAGGCGACATCACCGATTCAAAGAACATGCAAAACTATCTCGCATCAGCGGTATTTTTAGCAACCATTTTCAACAGTGGCGCTCTTTGTTTCCGTAAGAAAAATACACACTCCGTGCCACCAGACAGACCGAAGTTTTTATGTTCTATTCGGCGAAATGAAGCTGAAATATCGTACAGGTAAACGAATGCGTATCTGTATGCGTGAGAAaagatatattgtatatacaaacACGTATGCAGATAGGTATGTAAATACTGATTAAATATAACTTATGACACATGatttacgtacatatataaatatagcgCTCGATTATTTCGGGTATAATCCATGGAGTCCATACTCAACATACGTTAAAGGAAAATGGATAATCAAAAATTATACCTTTCCGTAATCTTTTGAACTGATCCGGGTCAGCGAGCATCAGCTCCCCGTTATTGTTGCGTTTCCGGTTGTTTCGTCGTCGCGCGGCATCCTGACACGCTTGCTGCCGGGCTTGGCCGAAAGCGCAGAGTCTCAGTACCGGATGATCGTGATCGTCCGGAGAAGGAAAAGCAGCCGGATTAGCCCCGCGCAAAGCTTCTGGAATCACGCAATAGTTATTTACGAGATCAACGGCGCGGCCTTCGTCATCGGTTTCCATTGCACCGTGGCAGTTTCCGCTCGTTGTATCTTTCATATTCACGTCCCAGCAGCCACTGCTACAATTACCCGGCTGCAGGTTCGCGTTATTTTGCGGCACAAAACCGTAGTACGCGTTAGCCGATACGTAAGATGCACCGCTGATACCATAATACGCCTCGCTAACAGCCATcgtgttattttatttgatatagCAACAATATATGCACGAAACGAGAATCAAAAACGGGAAACAAACCACACGCGCAATGAGACGCTACACGATGCTAAGAGATTGTAGGTTCAATGTTTGCACCGTTACTACCGGTTGCTACCTGACGACAACTGTTGTCTGTGGACAACTGAACTGAACTGAGTAACTGACACTGATCGCTGAATCGCTCGGTCTCCCTCCACACCCTACCTCGGCGGAAAACGGGCAACATGCGTCGCGTCCTACAATCCATTCGCCCCCCCCTAACCCCAACGGCCGGTATTTCTTGTAAGCAGAATTGACTTACCGTGGTAAGTTGTCCAGTAATCAGGGTTGCCAGAAAAATAGTACCGCAGGTCGCCAAAAGAGAGCGCACAGGTAGCCCAATGTGTAGCAATTCAAATAAACGAGACAGTCAAGACTCCTAATTAATAAAAACCAAATATATCTTTTACTCAAAGGTATTGCGAAGAGAATATAACAAGCGTCGTtaaagagaataataattgaacaatTAGAAAACAAGTGAAGGCGTGGTGAGCTATGCTGGTCTTGTTGCTATCCGTCTAGGGAAATCTGTTGTGCGCATCATGTGGATATAGCATGAGGTTGAACATCATGTGGATGCGGTATAAGGCAGAGTGAATTCCACAAATGTAGCCAACCTCCCGACTAACAAATAATCCCTAGGTTatagtaaaataaagaaattgacTACGTGTGTCTCAGATCAAACGATTGGCGGATACAAAAAgatgagatattttttcaaaaacgcaaAAGACTATTCTTGGGGCTTTACtctaaattgtaattttatcattttttcgctGGCTGTTGCCCGATTCTATGCGTTGTACAGAACAAAGATCAGAATATCTTCAAGCGCATTCAATTGTTATTCGTTATCAATGCTTTGTCATCGTCCTACTTCATagtcaacggatcttggcggGATTTGCGACTTTACGCTGGAGTTCGGATACAAACAACTGACAATcggcagaaaatttttcttcctgcCTCCAATTTACCGGACGGGTCTTGGCTTGCCGTTATCGTATGATTGTTATTTTCGTTATTGAAGttaaagaaatatgaaaagtaGCCGCGAATATTCTGttttacatttgtaatttgtcGCGTGCAAAGATTCAGGCCACAGAGGTATGAATATAGCAATCAACTGGCACCATAAAGTCATTTAGcctatgaaaaattcatagagTCAATTGTTATTCGTTATTGCAAGCTAAGCTCAGGTAACattcgaaattatttacgTAAGTTCCAATGCTCTGTGTCCGATCTTCTAGTCAAAATTTAGTCACGATGAATGTTATTGTTATAGCAAGTGCAGCGCGTATTTTAGAGAGCGAGTTTATTCTATTTATTgcgaggtgaaaaattatagTGGGTTCTCCATCAGTGATATTCTTTATTTGTCTTGCCAATGAATGAGTGCCATTTCAGGATAAAACAATTTACCTCAGTGTTCTCCAgagtaatataaaatttatttggtaTTCTCCgaggaaatatgaaatttattcctttatctccatatacatacatatatgtataggaatATGTAATTCATGACGGAAGGGATTCACTTTAGATGGTGCGGCTGGACCGATTGTCAAAATGCAGCATGGGTAAGTCGCATGAATTTAATATCATGTGTCGAATGAACGTCAATGTCTGGTGGCAGTTAGACTGACGAATCGCTATTTAATACTTGACGCTATAGCTAATTGCAAATTATTGCCTTTTTATCTCGACTGCTGATGGTAAACTGAAAACCTAATAATAGTTGACGTCGGGTGTTACCTTTACTATGATATTTCAAAGGACATCGCGCACTCTTAGCCAATATGCAGTCAACAATATGATCATAATATGCTTATTCCCAGCTGACTTGAAATAGTTAACGAAGAATTTCTGTCGATATTAAGTCAACTAACAGCCAAGAGTGTGTTATCTGGATTGTGACTGTCCgctatttgaaaatgttcagTTGTACTATGATAAAAGTATTCGAAACTTCCACTTGTAATTTAGTTACTAATGTCATAGCACCTATAGATCACCACGAAAGGGTAATAGTTTTTAAGCGTTTTGAATGTTGGCCAAATTCAATTGGGCAACTTTTTAATTTAGGgtagtaattaatttttttgaaaaattaatggcTTGTTGATCTGAACAAATTTTAAGATGAATTTAACTATTCAACCGACAAGGAAATGTCACAATCGATGCCCAATAAggtgatttaaaaataatcactaTTTCTGttgcattttttctcaattaacaAATATTTTGTGTGTAATTctgttgacaaaatttttaaggctTGACCGTACAATAAATAGGATTAATTACTGAGCACATACTTTGCGTAGTCGAAGGGAAATTAATTAGTTTCGAACTAGCATCTGAATATAATCACAATCTAAAAGTTGTAAAAGTCTTgtttattgattaattattatcttcgTTACACAGATGTGCACAATATAGTAAAATTTTCCTCTTAATTAAAAtgtgttttcattttatgcAAGTTTAGTAGTGAAGTTTTATGTAACTACAGAATGAACCAGCAGTTATTGCTTTGAATTTCTATTATGACGCAGCTTTACATATCATTTTTAAAGAACAGTTTCTTTTGTTCCTCGTTTCTATGGTCATATTGGAATGTAGAAACAAGTTTATGCCATTCAGTATATATCGAAATGTGTTTACATGGATTCAGACTTTCGGAGCATTCGTTCTGTAATGCAAATTGATGTTGGGTCAAACGCATAGACTTGTAGAATAGATTGAACTCTCCCATAAGAGCCCAgtaagccccccccccccccccccccccaaaccgGTGTCTAAAAGTTGCCTTTAAGATGTCTGTTTTCAGATAACTTATCAACACCATTTAACGTCGACTTCAAGATAACTTACCTAAGATACCTTGAAAACGTCCACAAGGAGTTATCTTGTACAAGTTGTCTATAAGTCAACCGATCAAGACAACTGCTAGTCTGCTGGTAGTTGCAATATCTATGTTACGCATGTCTGGTGGTCAAGACGTACGTGCTCaatagactgtatcaaaaaaattgactattttttttttttttgaaaaatatactgaaaatattgttcaggatagCGAAAAAAGGtgcctgttaaaatgggagctcttaattttaatactaagaagtgcctcattgcgattttctactttccataagaataacatggcaaaaatggttcttgctccttgcgatttttataactagataacgacgcgtcgtacagaaaattgataaacatttttttgtagaacgttcaatttcctacaaaaaaatgtttatcaattttctgtaggacgcgtcgttatctagttataaaaatcgcaaggtacagaaaattgataaacatttttttgtagaacgttcaatttcctacaaaaaaatgtttatcaattttctgtacgacgcgtcgttatctagttataaaaatcgcaaggagcaagaaccatttttgccatgttattcttatggaaagtagaaaatcgcaatGAGGCAtttcttaaaataaaaattaagagctcccattttaacaggcgccttttttcattatcctgaacaatattttcagtatatttttcaaaaaaaaaaattgttaatttttttgatacagtctagtGCTTAATATGCTCATATGAGCATATAttgcttttattattatattataataaggGTTAATTATTGATACATCTTGCAGATTATTAAAAAGTAATGCATACTTTATTTGTTTAAAGGTATGAAAGTTTAGGCCATGACTAAGTATAAAGAACTtggaaattttgtaataatggCTCTGAAATATCGCCTGTCATTGTTATATATAAATGCATTCGAATAAAATATGCTACATCCTACtgagtatatattatacatcttCCTATGTGGTAaagataaatatacatacatgtatgtcgacatatataaatatatacgtggGTCTTATAAACCCTCACAATTTGAAAACAACGTCCAGTTA encodes:
- the LOC124412681 gene encoding uncharacterized protein LOC124412681, whose product is MAVSEAYYGISGASYVSANAYYGFVPQNNANLQPGNCSSGCWDVNMKDTTSGNCHGAMETDDEGRAVDLVNNYCVIPEALRGANPAAFPSPDDHDHPVLRLCAFGQARQQACQDAARRRNNRKRNNNGELMLADPDQFKRLRKEVVVTAALTMVERTQKTVDWPRCVVNRHDCA